From a single Brassica rapa cultivar Chiifu-401-42 chromosome A01, CAAS_Brap_v3.01, whole genome shotgun sequence genomic region:
- the LOC103861481 gene encoding putative E3 ubiquitin-protein ligase UBR7 — MASGDFEDDAEATVTMEEYIESMDAEELEADLVLGGDEGDECTYPKGYMKRQAIFSCITCTPEGNAGVCTACCLTCHDGHELLELWTKRNFRCDCGNSKFGTLACKLLPGKDVDNSENSYNHNFKGLYCSCDKPYPDPNGEEHGEMIQCCICEDWFHEEHLSLKSSDGVSSQIPRDEEGVPVYEDFICQNCSPVCSFLTLYPEKLWVAAKVDSNGSANACADTTESNQTSTATEPVQPENSTEAEKSVLRGCSEKLADSEPFPAAGCAIATGLASCTEFEKKPLFVTKNWRNMLCKCEKCLEMYSERKVSYLLDAEDTIAEYENKAKEKRTEKLEKQEGEALDHFNNLDHVTKVELSHGIKDFKEGFRSLLESVGTSRAITSEDVEEMFSKLKNKRKRME; from the exons ATGGCATCGGGTGATTTCGAGGACGATGCTGAGGCAACTGTAACGATGGAAGAGTACATCGAAAGCATGGATGCCGAAGAGCTG GAAGCGGATTTGGTGTTGGGTGGAGATGAGGGAGATGAGTGTACTTACCCAAAGGGTTACATGAAAAGGCAGGCCATTTTCTCTTGCATCACATGTACTCCAGAAGGGAATGCTGGAGTTTGCACGGCCTGTTGCTTAACTTGTCACGATGGTCATGAG CTTTTGGAGCTCTGGACTAAGAGAAATTTCCGATGTGACTGTGGGAACTCTAAGTTTGGAACTTTAGCGTGTAAGCTTCTCCCGGGGAAAGATGTAGACAACTCTGAGAATTCTTACAACCATAACTTCAAAGGCTTGTACTGCTCTTGCGACAAACCTTACCCTGACCCAAATGGGGAGGAACATGGGGAGATGATACAGTGTTGTATCTGTGAGGATTGGTTTCACGAGGAGCATCTCAGTCTCAAATCTTCGGACGGTGTTAGTAGCCAG ATTCCAAGAGATGAGGAAGGAGTGCCGGTTTATGAGGATTTCATTTGTCAAAACTGCTCTCCGGTTTGTTCGTTTCTCACTCTTTATCCCGAGAAACTGTGGGTTGCTGCCAAAGTGGATTCCAATGGTTCAGCCAATGCTTGTGCAGACACTACCGAGTCAAACCAAACCTCCACAGCTACTGAGCCTGTCCAGCCTGAGAACAGTACTGAAGCTGAAAAATCTGTTTTGAGAGGATGCTCTGAGAAGCTCGCCGACTCTGAACCCTTTCCTGCGGCTGGTTGTGCTATTGCGACGGGTCTAGCCTCGTGTACTGAGTTTGAGAAGAAACCGCTGTTTGTAACCAAAAACTGGAGGAACATGCTATGCAAATGCGAGAAGTGCCTAGAGATGTACAGTGAGAGAAAGGTTAGCTATTTACTTGATGCAGAGGACACGATTGCTGAATACGAGAATAAGGCGAAGGAGAAGAGAACAGAGAAACTGGAGAAACAGGAAGGCGAAGCACTTGATCATTTTAACAATCTCGACCATGTAACTAAAGTTGAGCTCTCTCACGGCATCAAAGACTTCAAAGAAGGGTTCAGGAGTTTACTG gaGTCTGTTGGTACTTCAAGGGCGATAACGTCTGAAGATGTTGAGGAGATGTTctcaaaactgaaaaataaacGCAAAAGAATGGAGTGA